A portion of the Nitratidesulfovibrio termitidis HI1 genome contains these proteins:
- the tig gene encoding trigger factor has product MEYTVEDLSPVKKKVNISVPVEEVEAALSAAIAMYRTNMSLDGFRKGKVPANLVESRFRKEIYGEATQDLVNVHINEVMTALDANPISRIDFDGGQLERGTPFEYSISFEVLPEFDLPDYDGFAVEQEKAVVDEKEVDEVITRIRTNMAELVPVAEARPGNDGDVVVLDFAAFENGEPVEGISAENFQMNLGDRQALEDFENLVKTLAPGQEGEGPLNFPADFINPDFAGKSLTVKVKVHAVKERRLPEANDDLAQKAGGFESMDKMREAVTSSYMQSRTQLVKATAQKTMLDKLLKMVDFPLPESMVDMYVGHLLDDMRSKLERQGKSMESLGKKPEELRAEVRPEAEQVTRTQIFLLRAARKESVEVNEQEIDAQLQQIAMRSGQDYNALKDYYIKNNLIFSLRDRMLADKAMDAIYEKATVTEVEPAAK; this is encoded by the coding sequence ATGGAATATACCGTCGAAGATCTTTCCCCGGTCAAGAAAAAGGTCAACATCTCGGTGCCGGTCGAAGAGGTGGAGGCCGCCCTGTCCGCCGCCATCGCCATGTACCGCACCAACATGAGCCTCGACGGGTTCCGCAAGGGCAAGGTGCCCGCGAATCTGGTCGAAAGCCGCTTCCGCAAGGAAATCTACGGCGAGGCCACCCAGGACCTCGTCAACGTGCATATCAACGAAGTGATGACCGCGCTGGACGCCAACCCCATCTCGCGCATCGATTTCGACGGCGGCCAGCTGGAACGCGGCACCCCGTTCGAATACAGCATCTCCTTCGAAGTGCTGCCCGAATTCGACCTGCCCGACTACGACGGCTTTGCCGTGGAGCAGGAAAAGGCCGTGGTGGACGAGAAGGAAGTGGACGAGGTCATCACCCGCATCCGCACCAACATGGCCGAACTGGTGCCCGTGGCCGAAGCGCGCCCCGGCAATGACGGCGACGTGGTGGTGCTGGACTTCGCCGCGTTCGAGAACGGCGAGCCGGTGGAAGGCATCAGCGCCGAGAACTTCCAGATGAACCTTGGCGACCGCCAGGCCCTGGAAGACTTCGAGAACCTGGTGAAGACCCTGGCCCCCGGCCAGGAGGGCGAAGGCCCCCTGAACTTCCCGGCGGACTTCATCAACCCCGACTTCGCGGGCAAGAGCCTGACCGTCAAGGTCAAGGTGCATGCCGTGAAGGAACGCCGCCTGCCCGAGGCCAACGACGACCTGGCCCAGAAGGCCGGTGGCTTCGAGTCCATGGACAAGATGCGCGAGGCGGTCACCTCTTCCTACATGCAGAGCCGCACCCAACTGGTGAAGGCCACCGCCCAGAAGACCATGCTGGACAAACTGCTGAAGATGGTGGACTTCCCCCTGCCCGAATCCATGGTGGACATGTACGTCGGCCACCTGCTGGACGACATGCGCTCCAAGCTGGAACGCCAGGGCAAGAGCATGGAGTCCCTGGGCAAGAAGCCCGAGGAACTGCGCGCCGAAGTGCGTCCCGAAGCCGAGCAGGTGACCCGCACCCAGATCTTCCTGCTGCGCGCCGCCCGCAAGGAAAGCGTGGAAGTGAACGAGCAGGAGATCGACGCCCAGCTCCAGCAGATCGCCATGCGCTCCGGCCAGGACTACAATGCCCTGAAGGACTACTACATCAAGAACAACCTGATCTTCTCGTTGCGCGACCGCATGCTGGCCGACAAGGCCATGGACGCCATCTACGAGAAGGCCACCGTGACCGAGGTGGAGCCCGCCGCGAAGTAG